CCATCATTAACCAGCGTGATTCCGGCATCAAATGTATTTATGTCGCTATCGGTCAGAAAGCTTCGACTATCGCAAACGTGGTTCGCAAACTGGAAGAGCACGGCGCATTGGCTAACACCATTGTTGTTGTTGCATCTGCTTCTGAGTCTGCTGCGCTGCAATATCTGGCTCCGTATGCCGGTTGTGCGATGGGCGAATACTTCCGTGACCGTGGTGAAGACTCGCTCATCATTTATGATGACCTGTCTAAACAAGCGGTTGCTTACCGTCAGATTTCCCTGCTGCTTCGTCGTCCACCAGGTCGTGAAGCATTCCCAGGCGACGTCTTCTACCTCCACTCCCGTTTGCTGGAACGTGCTGCGCGTGTTAACGCCGAGTACGTAGAAGCTTTCACTAAGGGTGAAGTAAAAGGCGCTACCGGTTCACTGACGGCTCTGCCGATCATTGAAACTCAGGCGGGTGACGTTTCTGCGTTCGTTCCGACCAACGTAATTTCGATTACCGATGGTCAGATCTTCTTGGAATCTAACCTGTTTAACGCCGGTATTCGTCCTGCGGTAAACCCGGGTATCTCTGTATCCCGTGTTGGTGGTGCTGCTCAGACCAAGATCATGAAAAAACTGTCCGGTGGTATTCGTACCGCGTTGGCACAGTATCGTGAACTGGCTGCGTTCTCTCAGTTCGCATCCGATCTGGATGATGCAACCCGTAAACAGCTGAACCACGGTCAGAAAGTGACCGAGTTACTGAAACAGAAACAGTATGCACCGATGTCGGTTGCAGAACAGTCTCTGGTTCTGTTTGCAGCTGAACGTGGCTATCTGGAAGACGTTGAACTGGCTAAGATCGGTAGCTTTGAAGCTGCTCTGATGGCTTACGTTGAACGTGAGCACGCTGACCTGATGCAACAAATCAACCAAACTGGTGCTTACAATGACGAGATCGAGGGCAAGCTGAAAGGCATCCTCGATACCTTCAAGGCAACCCAGTCCTGGTAATACCGTTACGGCCTGATGGCTTTCGTTAAAGAATGCTGTCGGGCCGTAAGGTCTTGAGGAGAAGCAGAGATGGCCGGCGCAAAAGAGATACGTAGTAAGATCGCAAGCGTCCAAAACACGCAAAAGATCACTAAAGCGATGGAAATGGTCGCCGCCTCCAAAATGCGTAAAACGCAGGATCGCATGGCGGCCAGCCGTCCTTATGCAGAAACCATGCGCAAAGTGATTGGTCACCTTGCCCTTGGTAATCTGGAATATAAACACCCGTACCTGGAAGAGCGCGATGTTAAGCGCGTTGGGTATCTGGTGGTTTCTACCGACCGTGGTCTGTGTGGTGGCTTGAACATTAACCTGTTCAAAAAACTGCTGACGGATATGAAAAGCTGGAACGAAAAAAGCGTTGAAGTTGATCTTGCGCTGATTGGTTCCAAAGCAGCATCTTTCTTTGGTTCTGTGGGCGGTAATATCGTTGCACAGGTAACCGGTATGGGTGACCACCCTTCCCTTTCTGAATTGATTGGGCCGGTAAAAGTGATGTTGCAGGCTTATGATGAAGGGCGTCTGGACAAACTGTATGTGGTGAGCAACAAGTTCATCAATACCATGTCTCAAGAACCTCAAATCCTTCAGCTGTTGCCGCTGCCACCGTCTGATGATAGCGAGTTGAAGAAGAAATCATGGGATTACCTGTACGAACCCGATCCTAAGGCGCTGCTGGATACCTTGCTGCGTCGTTATGTGGAATCTCAGGTTTATCAGGGCGTCGTGGAAAACCTGGCCAGTGAGCAGGCCGCTCGAATGGTTGCGATGAAAGCCGCAACTGATAACGGCGGTAGCCTGATCAAAGAGCTGCAGTTGGTATACAACAAAGCTCGTCAGGCCAGCATTACCCAAGAGCTCACCGAGATCGTCGGTGGAGCCTCCGCGGTTTAAGCTAGGTTTTACGAATTACGTAGAGGATTCAAGATGGCTACTGGAAAGATTATCCAGGTTATCGGCGCTGTGGTGGAC
This is a stretch of genomic DNA from Hafnia alvei. It encodes these proteins:
- the atpA gene encoding F0F1 ATP synthase subunit alpha — protein: MQLNSTEISELIKQRIAQFNVVSEAHNEGTIVSVSDGIIRVHGLADVMQGEMIALPGNRYAIALNLERDSVGAVVMGPYADLAEGMKVKCTGRILEVPVGRGLLGRVVNTLGEPIDGKGPVDNDGFSAVEAIAPGVIERQSVDQPVQTGYKSVDAMIPIGRGQRELVIGDRQTGKTALAVDAIINQRDSGIKCIYVAIGQKASTIANVVRKLEEHGALANTIVVVASASESAALQYLAPYAGCAMGEYFRDRGEDSLIIYDDLSKQAVAYRQISLLLRRPPGREAFPGDVFYLHSRLLERAARVNAEYVEAFTKGEVKGATGSLTALPIIETQAGDVSAFVPTNVISITDGQIFLESNLFNAGIRPAVNPGISVSRVGGAAQTKIMKKLSGGIRTALAQYRELAAFSQFASDLDDATRKQLNHGQKVTELLKQKQYAPMSVAEQSLVLFAAERGYLEDVELAKIGSFEAALMAYVEREHADLMQQINQTGAYNDEIEGKLKGILDTFKATQSW
- the atpG gene encoding F0F1 ATP synthase subunit gamma — encoded protein: MAGAKEIRSKIASVQNTQKITKAMEMVAASKMRKTQDRMAASRPYAETMRKVIGHLALGNLEYKHPYLEERDVKRVGYLVVSTDRGLCGGLNINLFKKLLTDMKSWNEKSVEVDLALIGSKAASFFGSVGGNIVAQVTGMGDHPSLSELIGPVKVMLQAYDEGRLDKLYVVSNKFINTMSQEPQILQLLPLPPSDDSELKKKSWDYLYEPDPKALLDTLLRRYVESQVYQGVVENLASEQAARMVAMKAATDNGGSLIKELQLVYNKARQASITQELTEIVGGASAV